The Shewanella sp. NFH-SH190041 genome has a window encoding:
- a CDS encoding spondin domain-containing protein: protein MLKQTVAVSLLMLASQQALAAYKSQYEVTVQNITRGQSFTPIIAASHTRSFKPFVVGDKASDAIAALAEGGMTAPLKADMEASSAVKGIAVTEGLLGPGQKVTFTLESVYYARRFSMAAMLLPTNDTFVGVSAKWLPRWGTRVMYAKAWDAGSETNDEKCEHIPGPRCGGEALSADDNGEGFIYPSPGMHGEGDLKQSVYDWHDPVAKITIRRTR from the coding sequence ATGTTGAAGCAAACTGTTGCAGTCTCACTGCTGATGCTGGCATCCCAGCAAGCGCTGGCAGCCTATAAGAGCCAATATGAAGTTACAGTACAGAATATTACCCGCGGCCAATCATTCACCCCGATTATTGCTGCCAGTCATACCCGCAGTTTTAAACCCTTTGTGGTTGGTGATAAAGCCAGTGACGCCATTGCTGCATTGGCAGAAGGCGGTATGACAGCGCCATTAAAAGCGGATATGGAAGCATCTTCTGCGGTGAAGGGGATCGCCGTGACCGAAGGGCTATTGGGCCCGGGGCAGAAGGTGACCTTTACGCTGGAGTCAGTCTATTACGCCCGGCGTTTTAGTATGGCCGCCATGTTACTGCCAACCAATGACACCTTTGTCGGCGTCAGCGCCAAATGGTTACCGCGCTGGGGTACCCGGGTGATGTATGCCAAAGCTTGGGATGCGGGGAGTGAAACCAATGATGAGAAATGTGAACATATTCCGGGGCCACGTTGTGGCGGGGAAGCATTGTCAGCAGATGATAACGGCGAAGGCTTTATTTACCCATCTCCTGGCATGCATGGGGAAGGCGATTTAAAACAATCCGTTTATGACTGGCATGATCCTGTAGCGAAAATCACTATACGTCGCACCCGCTAG
- a CDS encoding phosphotransferase enzyme family protein yields MLSLIRQQILPHYGLAADSTHISPLGQGHINHTFLLRSRASGLEGTDSAAGLVLQQINRQVFPQPSAVVDNAAQIAAHLQRKQLSGEYRLANMQPYPTLSGALSLTLADNSFWRAISYLPDSISMQQMPSVALAEQTAWAFGHFSYCLRDLDYRGITEVIADFHHLPKRLAALEQAVAQDSYQRLAGCEQWVSLALSQQALLTELSTLLPQLPQRLCHNDTKLNNLLFDRQTMTPLAVVDLDTCMVGPLMYDFGDMVRSGCASHAEDATELAQVEIRADLFAAMANGYCRALAGSLSAVECDSLWLGVRIMPLMLGARFLTDHLLGDGYFPVAHPGHNLQRAANQFTLYTSLLRQQTVLRDCLKRACAE; encoded by the coding sequence ATGCTTTCCCTTATCCGTCAGCAGATATTGCCTCACTATGGTTTGGCTGCTGATAGCACCCATATTTCCCCTCTGGGACAAGGGCATATCAACCACACCTTTTTGCTTCGTAGTAGGGCAAGCGGCTTAGAAGGCACTGACTCTGCTGCCGGACTGGTGCTACAGCAGATTAATCGCCAGGTTTTTCCTCAGCCTTCTGCTGTGGTGGATAATGCCGCCCAAATTGCAGCGCACTTGCAGCGCAAACAGTTATCTGGGGAGTACCGCTTAGCCAATATGCAGCCTTATCCAACCCTGTCTGGCGCGCTATCGTTGACGTTAGCGGATAATAGTTTTTGGCGTGCGATAAGCTATTTACCCGATAGTATCAGTATGCAGCAGATGCCATCTGTGGCGTTGGCGGAACAAACCGCTTGGGCATTTGGCCATTTTAGTTATTGTCTGCGGGATTTAGATTACCGTGGTATTACTGAGGTGATCGCTGATTTTCACCATCTGCCGAAACGTCTGGCGGCATTAGAACAGGCGGTTGCGCAGGATAGTTATCAGCGGTTGGCGGGCTGCGAACAATGGGTATCTTTAGCACTGTCACAGCAGGCGTTGCTGACTGAGTTATCAACCTTATTACCCCAGTTACCGCAGCGGCTTTGTCATAACGACACCAAACTGAATAATTTGCTGTTTGACAGGCAAACAATGACGCCACTGGCGGTGGTGGATCTCGACACCTGTATGGTTGGGCCCTTGATGTATGATTTTGGGGATATGGTGCGTAGCGGCTGCGCTTCCCACGCCGAAGACGCCACCGAACTGGCGCAGGTAGAAATTCGGGCTGATCTGTTTGCTGCCATGGCCAACGGTTATTGCCGGGCGCTGGCTGGGAGTCTTTCTGCTGTTGAATGTGATAGCTTGTGGCTGGGGGTAAGGATTATGCCTTTAATGCTAGGCGCACGATTTTTAACGGATCACTTGCTTGGCGATGGGTATTTTCCTGTGGCGCATCCCGGTCATAACCTGCAACGGGCTGCCAACCAGTTTACCTTGTATACCAGTTTATTACGCCAACAAACCGTGCTGCGAGATTGCCTTAAAAGAGCCTGTGCTGAATAA
- the gmk gene encoding guanylate kinase, whose amino-acid sequence MSARGNLFIVSAPSGAGKSSLISALLKDQPADMQVSVSHTTRQPRPGEVHGQHYHFVSVDEFKVLIEQGAFFEWAEVFGNFYGTSRLVIEQTLAQGIDVFLDIDWQGAQQVKTLMPEAIGIFILPPSRRELEQRLTGRGQDSDEVIAGRMAQAVSEMSHYHEYDFIIINDDFDTALADMRAIIRSQRLTGASQIHAHSGMLNDLLAE is encoded by the coding sequence ATGAGTGCGCGTGGTAACCTTTTTATTGTCTCTGCCCCCAGTGGGGCGGGTAAGTCTTCCCTGATTTCAGCATTGCTGAAAGATCAACCTGCCGATATGCAGGTGTCCGTGTCTCACACCACACGTCAGCCACGTCCCGGCGAAGTACATGGTCAGCATTACCACTTTGTCTCTGTCGATGAGTTTAAAGTGCTGATTGAACAGGGTGCTTTTTTTGAATGGGCCGAAGTGTTCGGTAATTTTTACGGTACCTCCCGCCTGGTAATCGAGCAGACGCTAGCCCAAGGCATTGATGTGTTCTTGGATATTGACTGGCAAGGCGCGCAACAGGTGAAGACCCTGATGCCAGAAGCCATTGGCATTTTTATTCTGCCGCCATCTCGTCGCGAGCTGGAACAGCGTCTGACTGGTCGCGGCCAAGACAGTGATGAGGTCATTGCCGGCCGTATGGCGCAGGCAGTATCGGAAATGTCCCACTATCATGAATACGACTTCATTATCATCAATGATGATTTTGATACCGCGCTGGCCGATATGCGGGCCATTATCCGCAGCCAGCGTCTAACCGGCGCTAGTCAGATCCATGCCCATAGTGGTATGCTTAATGATCTGTTGGCAGAATAA
- the rpoZ gene encoding DNA-directed RNA polymerase subunit omega, whose protein sequence is MARVTVEDAAKQIGNRFDMILVAARRARQIAVQGKDPMVEEQNDKPTVIALREIELGLVNAQTLDADERQSVREREAAELAAVTAIAEGRSL, encoded by the coding sequence ATGGCTCGCGTAACTGTAGAAGACGCCGCTAAGCAGATCGGCAACCGTTTTGACATGATCCTGGTTGCTGCACGTCGTGCTCGCCAAATCGCCGTTCAGGGCAAAGACCCAATGGTAGAAGAGCAGAACGACAAACCCACAGTGATCGCCCTGCGTGAAATCGAACTGGGCCTGGTTAACGCCCAGACTCTGGACGCTGATGAGCGTCAAAGTGTTCGTGAACGTGAAGCAGCAGAACTGGCTGCGGTTACCGCAATCGCTGAAGGCCGTTCACTGTAA
- the spoT gene encoding bifunctional GTP diphosphokinase/guanosine-3',5'-bis pyrophosphate 3'-pyrophosphohydrolase, translating to MYLFEGLKESASGYLEPGQVELLRQAFVVADKAHEGQTRTSGEPYITHPVAVARILAEMRLDHETLMAALLHDTIEDTYVTHQDLAEMFGASVAELVEGVSKLDKLKFRDKKEAQAENFRKMVMAMTLDIRVILIKLADRTHNMRTLGALRPDKRRRIARETLEIYAPIANRLGIHNIKNELEDLGFQAYYPMRYRALKAALNAARGNRKAIIDNIHEAIVTRLEDNGIHAEVTGREKNLFSIYNKMRHKELPFTEIADLYAFRILVDSVDTCYRVLGAMHSLYKPKLKRFKDYIAIPKANGYQSLHTSLIGPRGTPIEIQIRTEDMNQMADKGVAAHWMYKNGEQEGEGTTTQVRARKWMQSLLELQQSATNSYEFVENVKTELFPEEIYVFTPDGRILELPLGATPVDFAYEVHTDVGNTCVGARVNRQAYPLSQPLQSGQTVEIITAKNSRPNAAWLNFVVTAKARSKIRQLLKSLTADDAIALGRRLLNHALGGIALDTIAPDQVEKVVTETRHGNLDELLADIGLGNAMSLVIAQRLLGKSEPKTQGDNPLMPIRGAEGMLVTFANCCRPIPGDTVVAHVSPGKGLVVHMENCANIRGYEMEPEKYIPVQWDNVEGAEYQANLRIELVNHQGALAKITSIIAAEGSNIHNLSTEERDGRVYLINLRISVHDRIHLANVMRRIRVLPEVLRTSRNR from the coding sequence TTGTATCTGTTTGAAGGTCTCAAGGAGTCTGCGTCCGGCTATTTAGAGCCCGGACAGGTTGAATTACTCAGGCAGGCTTTTGTTGTTGCCGATAAGGCGCACGAAGGCCAGACACGCACCAGTGGCGAACCTTATATTACACACCCGGTTGCGGTTGCCCGCATCCTGGCCGAGATGCGTCTCGATCACGAGACGCTGATGGCTGCCCTCCTGCACGACACCATCGAAGACACCTATGTCACCCATCAGGACCTTGCAGAAATGTTTGGCGCCTCGGTGGCGGAATTGGTCGAAGGTGTGTCTAAGCTGGATAAGCTAAAGTTTCGCGATAAAAAAGAAGCCCAAGCGGAAAACTTCCGCAAAATGGTGATGGCCATGACCTTGGATATCCGGGTTATCCTCATCAAATTGGCTGACCGCACCCATAATATGCGCACCCTTGGCGCGCTGCGGCCGGATAAACGCCGTCGGATTGCACGCGAAACCTTAGAAATTTATGCCCCAATAGCCAACCGTCTTGGTATTCATAATATTAAGAATGAGCTGGAAGATTTGGGCTTTCAGGCCTACTACCCTATGCGCTACCGGGCGCTAAAAGCTGCATTGAATGCCGCCAGGGGTAACCGTAAAGCCATTATCGACAATATCCATGAAGCGATTGTCACCCGTTTGGAAGACAACGGCATCCACGCCGAAGTCACCGGCCGGGAAAAAAACCTGTTTTCCATCTATAACAAGATGCGCCATAAAGAGCTGCCATTTACCGAAATTGCTGATCTTTATGCTTTCCGCATTTTAGTGGATTCAGTGGATACCTGCTATCGCGTACTGGGCGCGATGCACAGTCTATACAAGCCGAAATTAAAACGCTTTAAAGACTATATCGCCATCCCCAAAGCCAATGGCTATCAATCACTGCACACCTCACTTATCGGCCCTCGCGGCACTCCGATTGAAATCCAAATCCGTACTGAAGATATGAATCAGATGGCGGACAAAGGCGTAGCAGCCCATTGGATGTATAAAAATGGTGAGCAGGAAGGGGAAGGAACCACTACCCAGGTCCGTGCCCGTAAGTGGATGCAGAGCTTGCTGGAGTTACAGCAAAGCGCCACGAACTCCTATGAATTTGTCGAAAACGTTAAAACCGAACTCTTCCCAGAAGAGATCTACGTTTTCACCCCAGATGGCCGGATCCTCGAGCTGCCACTGGGTGCCACTCCGGTGGATTTTGCCTATGAAGTCCATACTGATGTCGGCAATACCTGTGTCGGTGCCCGCGTTAACCGGCAGGCTTATCCATTAAGCCAACCGTTACAAAGCGGTCAAACAGTCGAAATTATTACCGCCAAAAACAGTCGGCCCAATGCGGCATGGCTTAACTTTGTCGTTACCGCCAAAGCCCGCTCTAAAATCCGTCAGTTGCTAAAAAGTCTGACGGCGGATGATGCCATTGCGCTAGGTCGACGCTTGCTTAACCACGCCTTGGGTGGCATTGCACTGGATACCATCGCTCCCGATCAGGTGGAGAAGGTCGTAACAGAAACCCGCCATGGCAATTTAGATGAGCTGCTGGCGGATATTGGCCTTGGCAATGCCATGAGTTTGGTGATCGCCCAACGCTTACTGGGTAAATCTGAGCCGAAAACCCAAGGGGATAACCCTTTGATGCCTATCCGCGGCGCGGAAGGCATGTTGGTCACCTTTGCCAACTGTTGTCGCCCAATTCCAGGGGATACTGTCGTTGCCCACGTCAGCCCAGGTAAAGGTCTGGTGGTGCACATGGAAAACTGCGCCAATATCCGTGGCTATGAGATGGAACCGGAGAAATATATTCCAGTACAGTGGGATAATGTCGAAGGGGCTGAATATCAGGCCAATCTGCGTATTGAGCTGGTTAACCACCAAGGTGCTCTGGCGAAGATTACCTCCATTATTGCCGCAGAAGGCTCCAATATTCATAACCTGAGCACCGAAGAGCGCGATGGTCGGGTTTATCTGATTAATTTACGTATTTCGGTCCATGACCGGATCCACCTGGCCAATGTGATGCGCCGGATCCGGGTACTGCCGGAAGTATTGCGTACTTCAAGAAACCGCTGA
- a CDS encoding RidA family protein, whose product MADKSIIATDSAPQAIGTYSQAVKVGDTVYLSGQIPLHPTNMQLVADEFTPQLEQVLQNLQAVCQAAGGSLTDIVKLNIYLTDLANFTTVNEVMSRHFQQPYPARAAIGVSQLPKGALVEIDGVMVL is encoded by the coding sequence ATGGCCGACAAATCCATTATTGCAACCGACAGCGCACCGCAGGCAATTGGCACTTATTCCCAAGCCGTCAAAGTCGGGGATACTGTCTACCTCTCTGGCCAAATTCCACTTCATCCCACCAATATGCAACTCGTCGCTGACGAATTTACTCCGCAACTAGAGCAAGTGTTACAAAACCTGCAAGCCGTCTGTCAGGCAGCTGGCGGCTCCCTTACCGATATTGTCAAACTGAATATCTATCTGACCGACTTAGCCAACTTCACCACAGTCAATGAGGTGATGAGTCGCCACTTTCAACAGCCCTATCCGGCCCGTGCCGCCATTGGTGTCAGCCAACTACCAAAAGGGGCCTTAGTGGAAATCGATGGGGTTATGGTGCTCTAA
- the trmH gene encoding tRNA (guanosine(18)-2'-O)-methyltransferase TrmH gives MSPERFARINHMLDNRQPDLTICLDQVHKNNNLAAIVRTADAVGVGQVHAVWPDPNRWVSGNTASGSQQWVHTCKYATITQALTEIKRQGMQIITTGMSANAVDYTQLDYTRPTAFVLGHEKDGVSATATAMADYQVTIPMIGMVQSLNVSVAAALLLYEAQRQRSRAGMYGQRRLDEQQCQTILFEHGHPIYAKACRRKGLPYPPLDAQGQIVADSHWWQLMRQSVTTAAN, from the coding sequence ATGAGCCCGGAACGCTTTGCCCGCATTAACCACATGCTGGATAACCGCCAGCCAGATCTGACTATCTGTCTGGATCAGGTGCACAAAAATAATAACCTTGCAGCAATCGTTCGCACGGCAGATGCTGTGGGGGTGGGTCAGGTACATGCCGTCTGGCCCGATCCCAACCGCTGGGTGTCGGGCAACACCGCCTCCGGTAGCCAACAATGGGTTCACACCTGTAAATACGCCACTATCACCCAGGCGCTGACAGAAATTAAACGTCAGGGAATGCAGATTATCACCACGGGGATGAGTGCCAATGCGGTGGACTATACCCAGTTAGACTATACCCGACCCACCGCCTTTGTGCTTGGCCATGAAAAAGATGGCGTCAGCGCCACGGCGACTGCAATGGCCGATTATCAAGTCACCATCCCCATGATCGGCATGGTGCAATCCCTCAATGTTTCCGTGGCTGCAGCATTACTTTTATATGAAGCCCAACGTCAACGTAGCCGAGCTGGGATGTATGGTCAGCGACGATTGGATGAGCAACAGTGTCAGACCATTTTGTTTGAACATGGTCATCCTATCTATGCCAAAGCCTGCCGCCGTAAAGGTTTGCCCTACCCGCCACTGGATGCACAAGGCCAGATTGTCGCCGACAGTCATTGGTGGCAGTTGATGCGCCAGTCTGTGACGACAGCGGCGAATTGA
- a CDS encoding AMP-binding protein has translation MENQIKTPVEMLAHWVQVQGDRTYLKQPVQGKYVEFSWRDVQQQMQQLAGALRHLGLVPGDKVAILSKNCAEWFITDLALMYGGYISVPIYPTANADTIKYVLEHSGAKAIFTGKLDYWSDQEPGVKGDILRLSLPYDTMPAQYCWQQLMKMGQPLIDAPLPQPEQVMTIIYTSGSTGHPKGAVHTYASFGWTCGAVVRDLRTHGDDRLLSYLPLAHITERVAIEGSSFYSGSIVSFVESLDSFVADVQHCRPTVFFSVPRLWSLFQQNIVNKIGSFSKLNLLLKIPLLRNVVKRKIQQGLGLDKCRLHGSGSAPIPPSLLQWYHSIGIDICEAWGMTENCAYSIINYPFDLRKIGTVGKPIDGCRVKKGPGDEMLVKSPGLMREYYRQPEATAAAFDSDGFFHTGDVCEIDDDGCISITGRVKDNFKTSKGKYVAPVPIERRLAQDPHVELICVIGSGLPHPIALVQLSESAMLQPRDEVRQSLQHTLDSVNPQLESHETVDAIIVAQTPWTIENDILTPTLKIKRHVLEKQFSEKVDGVRGGQICWEDEIAAAKRS, from the coding sequence ATGGAAAATCAGATCAAAACACCGGTGGAAATGCTGGCACATTGGGTACAAGTGCAGGGAGACCGCACTTATCTCAAGCAGCCAGTACAAGGCAAATATGTTGAATTCAGCTGGCGGGATGTGCAGCAACAGATGCAGCAGTTGGCTGGGGCTTTGCGCCATCTGGGTCTCGTTCCCGGTGACAAGGTCGCCATCTTATCGAAAAACTGCGCGGAATGGTTTATTACCGATTTAGCCCTTATGTACGGCGGTTATATCAGTGTACCGATTTATCCCACTGCCAATGCCGACACCATTAAATACGTCTTAGAACACAGTGGCGCCAAAGCCATTTTTACTGGCAAACTGGATTACTGGAGTGATCAGGAACCTGGCGTAAAAGGCGATATTCTACGGTTATCACTGCCCTATGACACCATGCCCGCTCAATACTGTTGGCAACAACTGATGAAAATGGGACAACCACTAATCGATGCCCCCTTGCCACAGCCCGAACAGGTCATGACCATCATTTATACCTCAGGTTCAACCGGTCATCCTAAAGGCGCGGTACATACCTATGCTTCTTTTGGCTGGACCTGTGGCGCTGTCGTGCGGGATTTGCGCACCCATGGAGATGACCGCCTGTTGTCCTATCTGCCACTGGCGCATATTACTGAGCGAGTCGCCATTGAAGGCTCTTCTTTTTACTCCGGCTCCATAGTGTCATTTGTTGAAAGTCTGGACTCCTTTGTTGCTGACGTGCAGCACTGCCGCCCAACGGTGTTTTTCTCCGTTCCCCGGCTATGGAGTCTATTTCAACAAAATATCGTCAATAAGATCGGCAGCTTTTCCAAGCTCAACCTGCTGTTGAAAATTCCCCTGCTGCGTAATGTGGTTAAACGCAAAATTCAGCAAGGCCTTGGATTGGATAAATGTCGGTTGCATGGCTCTGGTTCTGCGCCAATTCCACCATCACTACTGCAGTGGTATCACAGTATTGGTATTGATATTTGTGAAGCTTGGGGCATGACAGAAAATTGTGCTTACTCCATTATCAATTACCCCTTTGACCTGCGAAAAATTGGCACGGTTGGCAAGCCAATCGATGGTTGTCGGGTAAAAAAAGGCCCGGGCGATGAAATGCTGGTAAAAAGCCCGGGGCTGATGCGGGAATATTACCGTCAACCGGAGGCAACCGCTGCCGCTTTTGACAGTGATGGCTTTTTTCATACCGGGGATGTGTGTGAAATTGATGACGATGGCTGTATCAGTATTACCGGCCGGGTCAAAGACAACTTTAAAACCTCCAAAGGCAAATATGTTGCGCCCGTACCGATTGAGCGCCGCTTGGCTCAGGATCCCCATGTAGAACTTATCTGTGTTATCGGCTCAGGCCTGCCCCATCCTATCGCCTTAGTGCAATTATCCGAATCTGCCATGTTGCAACCCAGAGATGAAGTCCGCCAGTCATTACAACATACCTTGGATAGTGTGAACCCACAGCTGGAGTCCCATGAAACTGTAGATGCCATTATTGTGGCTCAGACCCCGTGGACCATTGAAAATGACATTCTGACCCCCACCCTGAAAATTAAACGCCATGTACTGGAAAAACAGTTTAGTGAGAAAGTTGATGGTGTGCGGGGTGGGCAGATCTGCTGGGAAGATGAAATCGCGGCGGCAAAACGGTCATAA
- a CDS encoding plasmid segregation protein ParM: MSTGVMKFAIDDGSTNVKISWIDNGKVRSITSPNSFRKDWKSAALLSDRKVYNYQVGETKYTYDATSDKALSTTHVAFQYDDLNLLSVHHALLQTGVQPGPVSILVTLPITEYYNADDCQKNEANIARKKANLMREIQLNKGELFTITDVEVLPESLPAVLTTLMDSGVNQFTKSLVIDCGGTTLDMGVIVGEFDDVSAVYGNAEIGVSMVTDATRKALAAADSDASYLVANELIKQRHNRDFVEQVINDLSKVDWVLERIENKIHELGNAVAYEAKVFARNPNRIYLVGGGALLVEPAIREAYPTLADKIIVVPEPQEALSREICCYHAADAE; encoded by the coding sequence ATGAGCACAGGTGTAATGAAGTTTGCGATAGATGACGGGTCTACCAACGTCAAAATCAGTTGGATTGATAACGGAAAAGTACGCAGTATTACCTCTCCCAACTCCTTTCGCAAAGATTGGAAAAGTGCGGCACTGCTAAGTGACAGAAAGGTATATAACTACCAAGTTGGTGAAACCAAATATACCTATGACGCCACATCAGACAAAGCCCTATCTACCACCCATGTAGCATTCCAGTACGACGATCTGAACCTATTGTCCGTACACCATGCTCTGCTGCAGACAGGGGTACAACCGGGTCCTGTCAGCATTTTGGTCACCCTGCCAATCACAGAGTATTACAACGCTGATGATTGCCAGAAGAATGAAGCGAATATCGCCCGCAAAAAAGCCAATTTGATGCGAGAAATTCAGCTGAACAAAGGCGAACTGTTCACTATCACTGATGTGGAAGTGTTACCAGAAAGTCTGCCAGCAGTATTGACCACCCTGATGGACTCAGGTGTGAATCAATTTACCAAATCTCTGGTAATCGACTGCGGTGGCACCACTTTGGATATGGGCGTTATCGTTGGTGAATTTGATGATGTCTCTGCTGTTTATGGTAATGCCGAAATCGGTGTATCCATGGTGACAGATGCGACACGCAAAGCCTTGGCCGCGGCCGACAGCGATGCCAGCTACTTGGTCGCTAACGAGCTGATCAAACAACGTCACAACCGTGACTTTGTTGAGCAGGTGATCAACGATCTGAGCAAAGTCGACTGGGTACTGGAGCGTATTGAAAACAAAATTCATGAGCTGGGTAATGCCGTCGCTTATGAAGCCAAAGTTTTTGCCCGTAACCCGAACCGTATTTATCTGGTTGGCGGTGGCGCATTACTGGTTGAGCCAGCAATTCGCGAAGCCTATCCAACACTGGCAGACAAAATTATTGTGGTCCCAGAGCCTCAAGAGGCCCTGTCCCGGGAAATCTGCTGTTATCACGCTGCTGACGCAGAGTAA
- a CDS encoding plasmid partitioning/stability family protein, with the protein MQVRCSFTLDPDSHESHEYAIELLKRWQNQEKDRQDDSQASQQRRNRFHRDLYLSGLVMHQLAPTLPTLLPQVLTPSNLTHVNVLNIMQAAGLPYCEEQRGGLSDSQWQKLTALLQANQPEAVQPQAAEDQTQQLLDGQQALLDQQQTLLQQLLDGQQQLSEQLQALTAKAAEPVDSQPTTATVDNSELSAKLAGISLTQDKLLSQLKAIRSELKQRPQSAQADATPQPALDDQLSKAARVKAKGLW; encoded by the coding sequence ATGCAGGTTAGATGCAGCTTTACCCTGGACCCCGACAGTCATGAAAGCCATGAGTATGCCATTGAGCTACTCAAGCGCTGGCAGAATCAGGAAAAAGATCGCCAAGATGACAGTCAGGCCAGCCAACAGCGGCGCAATCGCTTTCACCGGGATCTTTATCTGTCCGGTCTGGTGATGCACCAACTGGCACCGACATTGCCAACCCTGCTGCCTCAGGTGTTAACCCCCAGCAACCTGACCCATGTCAATGTGCTGAATATTATGCAGGCAGCCGGGCTACCTTACTGTGAAGAGCAGCGAGGAGGACTGTCTGACAGCCAATGGCAGAAACTGACCGCACTATTGCAGGCCAATCAGCCTGAAGCCGTGCAGCCACAGGCAGCAGAGGATCAGACTCAGCAATTGCTTGACGGGCAGCAGGCGCTACTGGATCAGCAGCAGACATTGTTGCAACAGTTACTGGATGGTCAGCAGCAACTTAGCGAGCAGTTGCAGGCCCTCACTGCGAAAGCGGCTGAACCTGTGGACAGCCAGCCAACAACTGCGACAGTGGATAACAGTGAATTATCTGCCAAACTGGCGGGGATTTCACTGACGCAGGATAAACTGCTGTCGCAACTCAAAGCGATCCGCAGCGAGCTAAAGCAACGGCCGCAATCGGCTCAGGCTGATGCCACGCCACAACCGGCTTTAGATGATCAGCTCAGCAAAGCTGCGCGAGTTAAAGCAAAAGGGCTTTGGTAA